A DNA window from Enterobacter asburiae contains the following coding sequences:
- the hycA gene encoding formate hydrogenlyase regulator HycA has translation MTIWEISEKADYIAQRHQQLQDQWHLYCNSLVQGITLSKARLHHAMSCAAQGDMRFVLFGHFIINVTLADNFNSHTIEYHLETKDGEKQCIAKAQLMADGMVDGHVSNRDRQQVLEHYLEKIAPVYNGLYAAVEHDLPVNLKQLMDGNTSANVA, from the coding sequence ATGACTATTTGGGAAATCAGCGAAAAAGCGGATTACATCGCGCAGCGTCATCAGCAGCTGCAGGACCAGTGGCACCTCTACTGCAACTCTCTGGTTCAGGGCATAACCCTCTCGAAAGCGCGTCTTCACCACGCGATGAGCTGCGCGGCGCAGGGCGACATGCGCTTCGTCCTGTTCGGCCATTTCATCATCAACGTTACCCTGGCGGATAACTTCAACAGCCACACCATTGAGTACCACCTCGAGACAAAAGACGGCGAAAAACAGTGTATTGCGAAGGCGCAGCTGATGGCCGATGGCATGGTGGACGGCCACGTCAGCAACCGCGATCGCCAGCAGGTGCTGGAGCACTATCTGGAAAAAATCGCGCCGGTCTATAACGGCCTGTACGCCGCCGTTGAACACGATCTTCCGGTCAACCTGAAGCAGCTGATGGATGGAAATACCTCAGCGAACGTGGCCTGA
- a CDS encoding 4Fe-4S dicluster domain-containing protein: MNRFVIADSTVCIGCRTCEAACSETHRLHGLQSMPRLHVMRNEKESAPQLCHHCEDAPCAGVCPVNAITRVDGAVQLNESLCVSCKLCGIACPFGAIEFSGSRPLHIPANANSPKAPPAPPAPARVSTLLDWVPGIRAVAVKCDLCSFDEQGPACVRTCPTKALILVNIRDIARTSKRKRELTINSDFGDLSLLQALNEGAK; the protein is encoded by the coding sequence GTGAACCGTTTTGTAATTGCTGACTCGACGGTCTGTATTGGCTGTCGAACCTGTGAGGCGGCGTGCTCGGAAACGCATCGCCTGCATGGGCTGCAGTCCATGCCGCGCCTGCACGTCATGCGTAATGAAAAAGAGTCTGCCCCGCAGCTCTGCCACCACTGTGAAGATGCCCCCTGCGCGGGCGTCTGCCCTGTGAATGCCATCACCCGCGTGGATGGCGCTGTCCAGCTGAACGAAAGCCTGTGCGTAAGCTGCAAGCTGTGCGGCATTGCCTGCCCGTTCGGCGCGATTGAATTTTCCGGCAGCCGTCCGCTGCATATTCCGGCAAACGCCAACTCGCCAAAAGCCCCGCCCGCGCCACCGGCTCCGGCACGCGTAAGTACGCTGCTGGACTGGGTGCCCGGCATCCGTGCCGTTGCGGTGAAATGCGACCTGTGCAGCTTCGATGAACAGGGCCCGGCCTGCGTGCGCACCTGCCCGACTAAGGCGTTGATTCTGGTTAACATTCGCGACATCGCCCGTACCAGCAAGCGTAAACGCGAGCTGACCATCAACAGTGATTTTGGCGACCTTTCTCTGCTACAGGCGCTTAACGAGGGGGCGAAATGA
- the hycC gene encoding formate hydrogenlyase subunit 3 encodes MNAAMMITSAVACFAAAAVLALIFSFHKTLSGAIAGLGGAVASLMTLAAGGDVLLGGQSSEAVMPLIRHTVAITPLNAIWLVTFGLCGLFISLFNIDWHRHPHARANGLLVNLLMAAAVCTVIASNLGALVVMAEIMALCGVFLTGCSASGKLWFALGRLGTLLLALACWLVWHRFGTLDFSALNGHPLGNDVWLLGVLGFGLLAGIIPLHGWVPQAHANASAPAAALFSAVVMKVGLFGILAITLTGGQPPLWWGVVLLVAGMITAFVGGLYALMEHNIQRLLAYHTLENIGIILLGIGAGVTGLALNHPALIAAGFIGGLYHLVNHSLFKSTLFLGAGSVWFRTGHRDIEKLGGIGKKMPVISLAMLVGLMAMAALPPLNGFAGEWVIYQSFFALGQSDAFIARLLGPLLAVGLAITGALAVMCMAKVYGVTFLGAARTREAENACCAPLLMGISVVALALCCIAGGVAAPWLLPLLGNAIPLPLTVANTTVSQPMIALLLIGAPLLPLVLMLFFKRDRLASRSRGAAWACGYEHEQSMVITAHGFAMPVKENFAAVLKLRHWLSPVGWVPGWQSAAAPALFRRLAVIELAVLVVIVISRGA; translated from the coding sequence ATGAACGCGGCGATGATGATTACCAGCGCGGTAGCCTGTTTTGCTGCCGCCGCTGTTCTGGCGCTGATCTTCTCATTCCATAAAACCCTGAGCGGCGCGATCGCCGGGCTCGGCGGGGCGGTCGCTAGCCTGATGACGCTGGCGGCAGGCGGCGATGTCCTGCTCGGCGGCCAGTCCTCAGAGGCCGTGATGCCGCTGATTCGCCACACGGTTGCGATCACGCCGCTGAACGCCATCTGGCTGGTGACGTTTGGCCTGTGCGGGCTGTTTATCAGCCTGTTCAATATCGACTGGCACCGCCATCCGCACGCCAGGGCTAACGGCCTGCTGGTTAACCTGCTGATGGCGGCGGCGGTCTGCACCGTTATCGCCAGCAACCTCGGCGCGCTGGTGGTGATGGCGGAAATCATGGCGCTGTGCGGCGTGTTCCTGACCGGCTGCAGCGCCTCCGGCAAGCTGTGGTTTGCGCTGGGACGCCTCGGGACGCTGCTGCTGGCGCTGGCCTGCTGGCTGGTGTGGCACCGCTTCGGCACGCTGGATTTCTCTGCGCTCAACGGGCATCCGCTGGGGAATGACGTCTGGCTGCTGGGCGTGCTCGGCTTTGGCCTGCTCGCCGGGATTATCCCGCTGCACGGCTGGGTGCCGCAGGCGCATGCGAATGCCTCCGCGCCCGCCGCCGCGCTGTTTTCTGCGGTGGTGATGAAAGTGGGTCTGTTCGGGATTCTGGCGATTACGCTGACCGGCGGACAACCGCCGCTGTGGTGGGGCGTCGTGCTGCTGGTCGCCGGAATGATTACCGCGTTCGTCGGCGGCCTGTACGCGCTGATGGAGCACAATATCCAGCGCCTGCTGGCGTACCATACGCTGGAAAATATCGGCATTATCCTGCTCGGCATTGGCGCGGGAGTGACCGGGCTGGCGCTCAATCATCCGGCGCTGATTGCCGCCGGGTTTATCGGCGGTCTTTATCACCTCGTCAACCACAGCCTGTTTAAAAGCACCCTGTTCCTCGGCGCGGGCAGCGTCTGGTTCCGCACCGGTCATCGGGATATCGAAAAGCTGGGCGGGATTGGCAAAAAGATGCCGGTGATTTCACTGGCGATGCTGGTCGGGCTGATGGCAATGGCCGCGCTGCCGCCGCTGAACGGCTTTGCCGGGGAGTGGGTGATCTATCAGTCCTTCTTCGCGCTCGGCCAGAGCGACGCATTTATCGCACGCCTGCTCGGCCCGCTGCTGGCGGTCGGTCTGGCGATTACCGGGGCGCTGGCGGTGATGTGCATGGCGAAAGTCTACGGCGTGACCTTCCTCGGCGCGGCGCGCACCCGCGAAGCGGAAAACGCCTGCTGCGCACCCTTGTTGATGGGCATCAGCGTGGTCGCGCTGGCGCTGTGCTGCATCGCGGGCGGCGTCGCCGCGCCGTGGCTGCTGCCGCTGCTGGGCAACGCCATTCCTCTGCCGCTGACCGTGGCGAATACCACCGTCTCTCAGCCCATGATCGCGCTGCTGCTGATTGGCGCACCGCTGCTGCCGCTCGTCCTGATGCTGTTCTTCAAACGCGACCGGCTCGCCTCCCGCTCGCGCGGTGCGGCGTGGGCCTGCGGCTACGAACACGAACAGTCGATGGTCATCACCGCCCACGGTTTCGCCATGCCGGTGAAGGAGAACTTCGCCGCCGTGCTGAAGCTGCGCCACTGGCTGAGCCCGGTAGGCTGGGTACCCGGCTGGCAGAGCGCCGCCGCACCCGCGCTGTTCCGCCGTCTGGCGGTCATCGAGCTGGCGGTGCTGGTGGTCATTGTGATTTCACGAGGAGCCTGA
- a CDS encoding respiratory chain complex I subunit 1 family protein, producing the protein MSLLLAILQALVLFAAAPLLSGITRVARARMHNRRGPGVLQEYRDLFKLLSRQSVAPDAAGWVFRLTPFVMVGVMLTIATALPVVTVASPLPVLGDLITLIYLFSIARFFFAIAGLDTGSPFTGIGASREAMLGVLVEPILLLGLWVAAQVAGSTHISFITHTVYHWPVARSLPLVLALCACAFATFIEMGKLPFDLAEAEQELQEGPLTEYSGYGFAVLKWGISLKQLVVLQMFVGVFFPWGQMTHFSAGGLVLAVVVAALKLLVGVLVIALFENSMARLRFVETSRITWAGFGFAFLAFVSLLVA; encoded by the coding sequence ATGAGTCTGTTACTGGCAATTCTTCAGGCGCTGGTGCTGTTCGCCGCTGCGCCGCTGCTGTCGGGCATCACGCGCGTGGCGCGCGCCCGGATGCACAACCGTCGCGGGCCCGGTGTGCTCCAGGAGTACCGCGATCTCTTTAAACTGCTCTCCCGTCAGAGCGTCGCGCCGGACGCCGCAGGCTGGGTCTTCCGCCTGACGCCGTTTGTGATGGTGGGCGTGATGCTGACCATCGCCACCGCGCTGCCGGTGGTGACGGTGGCGTCGCCGCTGCCCGTGCTTGGCGATCTGATCACGCTTATCTACCTCTTTTCCATCGCCCGCTTCTTCTTTGCGATTGCGGGCCTGGACACCGGGAGCCCGTTTACCGGCATCGGTGCCAGCCGCGAGGCAATGCTCGGCGTGCTGGTGGAGCCGATCCTGCTGCTGGGGCTGTGGGTCGCTGCGCAGGTGGCGGGTTCCACCCACATCAGCTTTATCACCCACACCGTTTACCACTGGCCGGTGGCGCGCTCGCTCCCGCTGGTGCTGGCGCTGTGCGCCTGCGCGTTCGCCACGTTTATTGAGATGGGCAAACTGCCGTTCGACCTCGCGGAAGCCGAGCAGGAGCTGCAGGAGGGGCCGCTTACCGAATACAGCGGCTATGGATTCGCGGTGCTGAAGTGGGGCATCAGCCTCAAACAGCTGGTGGTGCTGCAGATGTTTGTCGGCGTCTTCTTCCCGTGGGGGCAGATGACGCACTTCTCCGCAGGCGGTCTGGTGCTGGCCGTCGTGGTTGCCGCCCTCAAGCTGCTGGTCGGCGTGCTGGTGATTGCCCTGTTTGAAAACAGCATGGCGCGCCTGCGTTTTGTGGAAACGTCGCGCATCACCTGGGCCGGTTTTGGTTTTGCATTTTTAGCGTTCGTCTCCTTGCTGGTGGCGTGA
- the hycE gene encoding formate hydrogenlyase subunit HycE has product MSEEKKGQQYLAALHQAFPGVVLEESWQTKDQVTVTIKVNYLPEVVEFLYYQQGGWLSVLFGNDERQLCGNYAVYYVMSMEQGEKCWLTVRVEVDPAKPEYPSVTPRVPAAVWGEREVRDMYGLVPVGLPDERRLVLPDDWPDELYPLRKDSMDYRQRPAPTTDSETYEFINELGSKKNNVVPIGPLHVTSDEPGHFRLFVDGENIIDADYRLFYVHRGMEKLAETRMGYNEVTFLSDRVCGICGFAHSTAYTTSVENGMGIVVPERAQMIRAILLEVERLHSHLLNLGLACHFVGFDSGFMQFFRVREASMKMAEILTGARKTYGLNLIGGIRRDLLKDDMIQTRQLAQQMRRDVQELVDMLLSTPNIEQRTVGIGRLDPEIARDFSNVGPMVRASGHARDTRADHPFVGYGLLPMTVHSEQGCDVISRLKVRINEVFTALNMIDYGLDNLPGGPLMVEGFTYIPNRFALGFAEAPRGDDIHWSMTGDNQKLYRWRCRAATYANWPTLRYMLRGNTVSDAPLIIGSLDPCYSCTDRMTVVDVRKKKSQVVPYKELERYSIERKNSPLK; this is encoded by the coding sequence ATGTCTGAAGAAAAGAAAGGTCAGCAGTATCTCGCCGCGTTGCATCAGGCTTTCCCCGGCGTGGTGCTGGAGGAGTCCTGGCAAACCAAAGACCAGGTAACCGTCACCATCAAGGTGAACTATCTGCCGGAAGTGGTCGAGTTTCTGTACTACCAGCAGGGCGGCTGGCTGTCGGTGCTGTTCGGCAACGACGAGCGCCAGCTGTGCGGCAACTATGCGGTGTATTACGTGATGTCGATGGAGCAGGGCGAAAAGTGCTGGCTCACCGTGCGCGTGGAAGTCGACCCGGCTAAGCCGGAATACCCGTCCGTCACGCCGCGCGTGCCCGCCGCCGTCTGGGGCGAGCGCGAAGTGCGCGACATGTACGGCCTGGTGCCGGTCGGCCTGCCGGACGAGCGCCGCCTGGTGCTGCCGGACGACTGGCCGGACGAACTCTATCCGCTGCGCAAAGACAGCATGGACTACCGCCAGCGCCCGGCGCCGACCACCGACAGCGAAACCTACGAGTTTATCAACGAGCTGGGCAGCAAGAAGAACAACGTGGTGCCGATCGGTCCGCTGCACGTCACCTCCGACGAACCGGGCCACTTCCGCCTGTTTGTCGACGGCGAAAACATCATCGACGCCGACTACCGCCTGTTCTACGTCCACCGCGGCATGGAAAAGCTGGCGGAAACCCGCATGGGCTACAACGAAGTAACGTTCCTCTCTGACCGCGTGTGCGGCATCTGCGGCTTCGCCCACAGCACCGCCTACACCACCTCGGTGGAGAACGGCATGGGGATCGTGGTGCCGGAGCGCGCGCAGATGATCCGCGCCATTCTGCTGGAGGTGGAGCGTCTGCACTCGCACCTGCTGAACCTCGGCCTGGCCTGCCACTTCGTCGGCTTTGACTCCGGGTTTATGCAGTTCTTCCGCGTGCGTGAAGCGTCAATGAAGATGGCGGAGATCCTCACCGGGGCGCGTAAAACCTATGGCCTGAACCTGATCGGCGGGATCCGCCGCGACCTGCTGAAAGACGACATGATCCAGACCCGCCAGCTGGCGCAGCAGATGCGCCGCGACGTGCAGGAGCTGGTGGACATGCTGCTCAGCACGCCAAACATCGAGCAGCGCACCGTCGGCATCGGCCGCCTTGACCCGGAAATCGCCCGCGACTTCAGCAACGTCGGCCCGATGGTGCGCGCCAGCGGCCACGCCCGCGACACGCGTGCCGATCACCCGTTCGTCGGCTACGGCCTGCTGCCGATGACCGTGCACAGCGAGCAGGGCTGCGACGTCATCTCGCGCCTCAAGGTGCGCATCAACGAGGTATTCACCGCCCTGAACATGATCGACTACGGCCTCGATAACCTGCCGGGCGGCCCGCTGATGGTGGAAGGCTTCACCTACATTCCGAACCGTTTTGCCCTCGGCTTTGCCGAAGCGCCGCGCGGGGACGACATCCACTGGAGCATGACCGGCGACAACCAGAAGCTCTACCGCTGGCGCTGCCGCGCGGCCACCTACGCCAACTGGCCAACCCTGCGCTATATGCTGCGCGGTAACACCGTATCCGACGCGCCGCTGATCATCGGCAGCCTCGACCCGTGCTACTCCTGCACCGACCGCATGACCGTGGTCGACGTGCGCAAGAAGAAAAGCCAGGTGGTGCCGTACAAAGAGCTTGAGCGCTACAGCATCGAGCGTAAAAACTCGCCGCTGAAATAA
- a CDS encoding formate hydrogenlyase complex iron-sulfur subunit, translated as MFTFIKKVIKTGTQTSRYPLEPMPVDKNFRGKPEHNPQQCIGCAACVNACPSNALTVETDLKTGELAWQFNLGRCIFCGRCEEVCPTVAIRLSQEYELAVWKKEDFLQQSRFDLCSCRVCRRPFAVQKEIDYAIALLQHNGDARAEHHRESFETCPECKRQKCLLPSDRIDITRHMREAS; from the coding sequence ATGTTTACCTTTATCAAAAAAGTAATCAAAACGGGCACGCAGACCAGCCGCTATCCGCTGGAGCCGATGCCGGTGGATAAAAATTTTCGCGGCAAGCCGGAGCACAACCCGCAGCAGTGTATCGGCTGCGCGGCCTGCGTGAATGCCTGTCCGTCGAACGCCTTAACGGTCGAAACGGATCTCAAAACCGGCGAGCTGGCCTGGCAGTTTAACCTCGGGCGCTGCATCTTCTGCGGCCGCTGCGAGGAGGTCTGCCCGACGGTCGCCATTCGCCTGTCGCAGGAGTACGAGCTGGCGGTGTGGAAGAAGGAGGACTTCCTCCAGCAGTCGCGCTTTGACCTGTGCAGCTGCCGCGTCTGCAGGCGCCCGTTCGCCGTGCAAAAAGAGATCGACTACGCCATCGCGCTGCTGCAGCACAACGGTGACGCCCGCGCGGAGCATCACCGCGAAAGCTTTGAAACCTGCCCGGAGTGCAAGCGTCAGAAGTGTCTCCTGCCGTCCGACCGCATTGATATCACCCGCCATATGAGAGAGGCCAGCTGA
- a CDS encoding NADH-quinone oxidoreductase subunit B family protein encodes MENLLGPRDANGIPVPMTVEESIASMKASLLKKIKRSAYVYRVDCGGCNGCEIEIFATLSPLFDAERFGIKVVPSPRHADILLFTGAVTRAMRSPALRAWQSAPDPKICISYGACGNSGGIFHDLYCVWGGTDKIVPVDVYIPGCPPTPAATLYGFAMALGLLEQKIHAREPGELDNRPAAILHPDMVQPLRVKIDRTARRLAGYRYGRQIADDYLRLLSQGDHQVARWLEAENDPRLNEIVANLNSIVDEARIR; translated from the coding sequence ATGGAAAATTTACTCGGCCCGCGCGACGCTAACGGCATTCCGGTGCCGATGACGGTGGAGGAGTCCATCGCCAGCATGAAGGCGTCGCTGCTGAAAAAAATCAAACGCTCGGCCTACGTCTACCGCGTGGACTGCGGCGGCTGCAACGGCTGCGAGATTGAGATCTTCGCTACGCTGTCGCCGCTGTTTGACGCCGAGCGCTTCGGCATCAAAGTGGTGCCGTCCCCGCGTCATGCGGACATCCTGCTGTTTACCGGGGCCGTCACCCGCGCCATGCGCTCGCCGGCGCTGCGCGCCTGGCAGTCCGCGCCGGACCCGAAAATCTGCATCTCCTACGGGGCCTGCGGCAACAGCGGCGGCATCTTCCACGACCTCTACTGCGTCTGGGGCGGGACCGACAAAATCGTGCCGGTGGACGTCTACATTCCGGGCTGTCCGCCAACGCCCGCCGCGACGCTGTACGGCTTCGCGATGGCGCTTGGCCTGCTGGAGCAGAAAATCCACGCGCGCGAGCCGGGCGAGCTGGACAACCGGCCGGCGGCCATCCTGCACCCGGACATGGTTCAGCCGCTGCGGGTGAAGATTGACCGCACGGCGCGCAGGCTGGCGGGCTATCGCTACGGGCGCCAGATTGCCGATGATTATCTGCGCCTGCTGAGCCAGGGCGACCATCAGGTGGCGCGCTGGCTGGAGGCGGAAAACGATCCGCGTCTCAATGAGATCGTGGCAAACCTGAACAGCATCGTGGATGAGGCGCGTATCCGATGA
- a CDS encoding formate hydrogenlyase maturation HycH family protein: MSETVVFSQLSRKFIDENDATPDAAQQVVYYSLAIGHHLGVIDCLEAALSCPWPEYLAWIATLEEGSTARRKMEGVPKYGEIVIDANHIAMLANAFDAALARQTPEQQAWSKTLLSMLHDIHQESAIYLMVRRLRD, translated from the coding sequence ATGAGTGAAACGGTGGTGTTCAGCCAGCTGAGCCGTAAGTTTATTGATGAGAACGATGCCACGCCGGATGCGGCGCAGCAGGTGGTCTATTACAGCCTGGCGATTGGGCATCACCTCGGGGTGATTGACTGCCTGGAGGCGGCGCTGAGCTGCCCGTGGCCCGAGTACCTGGCGTGGATCGCCACGCTGGAGGAGGGCAGCACGGCGCGGCGCAAGATGGAGGGCGTGCCGAAGTACGGCGAGATCGTCATCGACGCCAACCACATTGCGATGCTCGCCAACGCCTTTGACGCGGCGCTCGCCAGGCAAACCCCCGAGCAGCAGGCGTGGAGCAAAACGCTGCTTAGCATGCTGCACGATATTCATCAGGAGAGCGCCATCTACCTGATGGTGAGGAGATTACGTGACTGA
- the hycI gene encoding hydrogenase maturation peptidase HycI yields the protein MTDVLLCVGNSMMGDDGAGPLLAEMCAANPQGNWVVIDGGSAPENDVVAIRELRPERLLIVDATDMGLNPGEIRLIDPDDIAEMFMMTTHNMPLNYLVDQIKDDVGEVLFLGIQPDIVGFYYPMTPPVKEAVERVYSRLAEWVGDGGFEPLTPALSPEGRG from the coding sequence GTGACTGACGTTTTACTGTGTGTCGGCAACAGCATGATGGGCGACGATGGCGCGGGCCCGCTGCTGGCAGAGATGTGCGCCGCGAATCCGCAGGGCAATTGGGTGGTAATTGACGGCGGCAGCGCGCCGGAAAACGACGTGGTCGCCATCCGCGAGCTGCGCCCGGAGAGGCTGTTAATCGTCGATGCCACCGATATGGGGCTCAACCCCGGTGAGATCCGCCTGATTGACCCGGACGACATCGCCGAGATGTTTATGATGACCACCCACAATATGCCGCTGAACTACCTGGTCGATCAGATTAAAGACGACGTGGGCGAGGTGCTGTTTTTGGGGATTCAGCCGGACATCGTTGGGTTTTATTACCCGATGACGCCGCCGGTGAAGGAGGCGGTGGAACGGGTCTATTCACGGCTTGCGGAGTGGGTTGGGGATGGAGGGTTTGAACCCCTCACCCCGGCCCTCTCCCCAGAGGGGAGAGGGTGA
- a CDS encoding 6-phospho-beta-glucosidase has product MSVFPQGFLWGGALAANQSEGAYREGGKGLTTVDMIPHGANRLAVKLGKEKRFSLRDDEFYPSHEAIDFYHRYKEDIALMAEMGFTVFRTSIAWSRLYPNGDEPLPNKEGIAFYRAVFEECKKYNIEPLVTLCHFDVPMHLVTEYGSWRNRKMVDFFARYARTCFEEFNGLVKYWLTFNEINIMLHSPFSGAGLVFEEGENEDQVKYQAAHHELVASALATKIAHEVNPENQVGCMLAGGNFYPYSCKPEDVWMALEKDRENLFFIDVQARGSYPAYSARVFREKGVVIVKDPGDDELLKNTVDFVSFSYYASRCASADMNAGNTSAANIVKSLRNPHIQVSEWGWGIDPLGLRITMNMMYDRYQKPLFLVENGLGAKDVIDENGEINDDYRISYLREHIRAMGDAIEDGVPLMGYTTWGCIDLVAASTGEMSKRYGFVYVDRDDAGNGTLDRKRKKSFWWYKKVIASNGGDLE; this is encoded by the coding sequence ATGTCTGTTTTTCCACAAGGATTTTTATGGGGCGGCGCGCTTGCCGCCAACCAGAGTGAAGGTGCTTACCGTGAAGGCGGCAAAGGACTGACGACGGTCGATATGATCCCCCACGGCGCGAATCGCCTGGCGGTGAAGCTCGGTAAGGAAAAGCGTTTTTCGCTGCGTGACGACGAGTTCTACCCGAGCCACGAAGCGATTGATTTTTACCATCGCTATAAAGAAGACATTGCCCTGATGGCGGAGATGGGCTTTACGGTGTTCCGCACCTCCATTGCCTGGAGCCGCCTCTACCCGAACGGCGACGAACCGCTGCCGAACAAAGAGGGCATTGCCTTCTATCGCGCGGTGTTCGAGGAGTGCAAAAAGTACAACATCGAGCCGCTGGTGACGCTCTGCCACTTCGACGTGCCGATGCACCTGGTGACGGAATACGGCTCCTGGCGCAACCGTAAGATGGTCGATTTCTTTGCCCGCTACGCCCGCACCTGCTTTGAAGAATTTAACGGGCTGGTGAAATACTGGCTGACCTTCAACGAAATCAACATCATGCTGCACAGCCCGTTCTCCGGCGCGGGGCTGGTGTTTGAGGAAGGTGAAAACGAAGACCAGGTGAAATACCAGGCCGCGCACCACGAGCTGGTGGCAAGCGCGCTGGCGACCAAAATCGCCCATGAGGTGAACCCGGAAAACCAGGTGGGCTGCATGCTGGCGGGCGGCAATTTCTACCCCTACTCCTGCAAGCCGGAAGACGTGTGGATGGCGCTGGAGAAAGACCGCGAGAACCTGTTCTTTATCGACGTGCAGGCGCGCGGCAGCTATCCGGCCTACTCCGCCCGCGTGTTCCGCGAAAAAGGCGTGGTGATTGTGAAAGATCCCGGCGACGACGAGCTGTTAAAAAACACCGTCGACTTTGTCTCGTTCAGCTATTACGCCTCGCGCTGCGCGTCGGCGGATATGAACGCGGGCAACACCAGCGCGGCGAACATCGTGAAGTCCCTGCGTAACCCGCATATTCAGGTGAGCGAATGGGGCTGGGGCATCGACCCGCTCGGCCTGCGCATCACCATGAACATGATGTACGACCGCTACCAGAAGCCGCTGTTCCTGGTGGAAAACGGCCTCGGGGCGAAGGACGTTATTGATGAAAACGGCGAGATCAACGACGACTACCGCATCAGCTACCTGCGCGAGCACATCCGCGCGATGGGCGACGCGATTGAGGACGGCGTGCCGCTGATGGGCTACACCACCTGGGGCTGCATCGACCTGGTGGCCGCCTCAACGGGCGAGATGAGCAAGCGCTACGGGTTTGTTTACGTTGACCGGGACGACGCCGGAAACGGCACGCTGGACAGAAAACGCAAGAAATCGTTCTGGTGGTATAAGAAGGTGATCGCGAGTAACGGGGGGGATCTGGAGTAG